One region of Pseudomonas sp. B21-040 genomic DNA includes:
- the hmpA gene encoding NO-inducible flavohemoprotein, producing the protein MLSVQDRAIVKSTVPLLESGGEALITHFYRMMLSEYPEVRPLFNQAHQASGDQPRALANGVLMYARHIDQLDQLGDLVAKIINKHVALQILPEHYPIVGSCLLRAIAEVLGEEIATPEVIAAWGAAYGQLADILIGAETSIYDQKEQAPGGWRGARDFIVTAKVEESAEITSFYFEPADKGPILVAEPGQYIGMKLILDGEEIRRNYSLSALANNGQYRISVKRETGGRASNHLHDQLHVGASIELFPPSGEFTLAASDKPLVLISGGVGITPTLAMLEAALATERPVHFIHCARNGSVHAFRDWIDGLAERHPQLKRFYCYAEDDGVSAAAHKVGLLSQEQLGEWLPEQRDLDAYFLGPKGFMAAIKRHLKALGVPQQQSRYEFFGPASALE; encoded by the coding sequence ATGCTTAGCGTCCAAGACCGTGCCATTGTCAAATCCACCGTGCCGCTGCTGGAAAGCGGGGGCGAAGCGCTGATTACCCACTTCTACCGCATGATGCTCTCGGAATACCCTGAGGTCCGCCCGCTGTTCAACCAGGCCCACCAGGCCAGCGGTGATCAACCGCGCGCGCTGGCCAACGGTGTGTTGATGTACGCGCGGCACATCGACCAGCTCGACCAGTTGGGTGACCTGGTGGCCAAGATCATCAACAAGCACGTGGCCCTGCAAATCCTGCCGGAACACTACCCCATTGTCGGATCCTGCCTGTTGCGCGCCATCGCCGAAGTGCTGGGCGAAGAAATCGCCACCCCTGAAGTGATTGCTGCCTGGGGTGCCGCGTATGGCCAACTCGCCGACATTTTGATCGGCGCTGAAACCAGCATCTACGACCAGAAAGAACAGGCCCCTGGCGGATGGCGCGGGGCGCGGGATTTCATCGTGACGGCCAAGGTCGAGGAAAGCGCTGAAATCACCTCGTTCTACTTCGAACCTGCCGACAAAGGCCCGATTCTTGTGGCGGAGCCTGGCCAGTACATCGGCATGAAACTGATCCTCGACGGCGAAGAGATCCGTCGCAATTACTCGCTGTCGGCACTGGCGAACAACGGTCAGTACCGCATCAGCGTCAAGCGTGAAACCGGTGGGCGCGCGTCAAACCACTTGCACGATCAGTTGCATGTCGGTGCGAGCATCGAGCTGTTTCCGCCGTCGGGCGAATTCACCCTGGCCGCCAGTGACAAACCGCTGGTGCTGATCAGTGGCGGTGTCGGCATCACGCCAACGCTGGCAATGCTCGAAGCCGCGCTGGCCACCGAGCGCCCGGTGCATTTCATCCACTGCGCGCGCAACGGCAGCGTGCACGCCTTCCGTGACTGGATCGATGGTCTGGCCGAGCGTCATCCGCAACTCAAGCGCTTCTATTGCTACGCCGAAGATGACGGCGTCAGCGCCGCTGCGCACAAGGTCGGGTTGTTGAGTCAGGAGCAACTGGGCGAGTGGTTGCCCGAACAGCGTGACCTGGATGCTTACTTCCTTGGGCCTAAAGGCTTCATGGCCGCGATCAAGCGTCACCTCAAGGCCTTGGGTGTACCGCAGCAGCAAAGCCGCTACGAGTTCTTTGGCCCGGCCTCGGCGCTGGAGTAA
- the cyoA gene encoding ubiquinol oxidase subunit II — MSKNRYPRLLGLLPLIGTLLLSGCNMTLLDPKGQVGLDERNLIITATLLMLLVVVPVIVMTFLFAWKYRASNTDAVYTPKWSHSTKIEIAVWAIPVLIIIALGYVTYKSTHALDPYKPLESDVKPVTIQVVSMDWKWLFIYPEQGIATVNKIVFPANTPINFQITSDTVMNSFFIPGLGGQIYAMAGMQTKLHLIANQNAEFDGISANYSGAGFTGMKFKAIATSQADFDAWVSDVKKAPKQLEKAEYEALSKPSQNNPVELYSSFTPNLFQTIVDKYEGMKPGPKVDHEKKEKEVAQMEGMDMSSHSAAGAEE; from the coding sequence ATGAGTAAAAACAGGTACCCCAGACTACTAGGCTTATTGCCGCTGATTGGCACGTTGTTGCTGTCAGGCTGCAACATGACCTTGCTCGATCCCAAGGGCCAGGTGGGCCTGGATGAGCGAAACCTGATCATCACCGCAACGCTGCTGATGCTTCTTGTCGTGGTACCGGTCATCGTCATGACCTTCCTGTTCGCCTGGAAATATCGCGCCTCCAACACCGACGCCGTATACACGCCGAAGTGGTCGCACTCCACCAAGATTGAAATCGCGGTGTGGGCCATTCCAGTGCTGATCATCATTGCCCTGGGTTATGTCACCTACAAGTCGACCCACGCACTGGACCCGTACAAACCACTGGAATCCGACGTCAAGCCGGTCACCATTCAAGTGGTCTCGATGGACTGGAAGTGGCTGTTCATCTACCCGGAACAAGGCATTGCCACGGTCAACAAGATCGTCTTCCCGGCCAACACGCCAATCAATTTCCAGATCACCTCCGACACCGTGATGAACTCGTTCTTCATTCCGGGCCTGGGCGGCCAGATCTACGCGATGGCGGGCATGCAGACCAAACTGCACCTGATCGCCAACCAGAACGCTGAATTCGACGGTATCTCCGCCAACTACAGCGGCGCGGGTTTCACCGGCATGAAGTTCAAAGCAATCGCCACCTCTCAGGCTGATTTCGATGCCTGGGTCAGTGATGTCAAGAAGGCACCTAAACAGCTTGAAAAAGCTGAATACGAAGCCCTTTCCAAACCAAGCCAGAACAATCCAGTAGAGCTCTACTCCTCGTTCACGCCGAACCTGTTCCAGACCATCGTCGACAAGTACGAAGGCATGAAACCGGGTCCGAAAGTGGACCACGAGAAGAAAGAGAAAGAAGTGGCCCAGATGGAAGGGATGGACATGAGTTCGCATTCAGCTGCCGGGGCAGAGGAGTAA
- a CDS encoding GNAT family N-acetyltransferase, translating to MRRNLAQGVPPITWPQGIVLSPYRPELAEAVHRLMEQGYLEGGGRVPALELWQQRFETDPEYDPSLCFIALDADGVVGVCQCWTSAFIKNLVVHPRAQGQGLGRTLLLHAFNVFQQRREGFVDLKVLEDNLRAQRLYESAGMVVVRREPVPM from the coding sequence ATGCGGCGCAACCTCGCGCAAGGTGTGCCGCCGATTACCTGGCCTCAAGGGATAGTCCTCAGCCCCTACCGGCCTGAATTGGCCGAAGCCGTTCATCGCTTGATGGAACAGGGTTATCTCGAAGGTGGCGGCCGCGTGCCAGCGCTGGAACTGTGGCAACAGCGGTTTGAAACCGATCCCGAATACGATCCCTCCTTGTGTTTCATTGCGCTGGATGCCGACGGTGTCGTTGGCGTGTGCCAGTGCTGGACCAGCGCCTTCATCAAGAACCTTGTCGTGCATCCGCGAGCACAAGGCCAAGGGCTTGGCCGCACTTTATTGCTGCACGCGTTCAATGTGTTTCAGCAACGCCGCGAGGGTTTTGTCGACCTGAAGGTATTGGAAGACAACCTTCGAGCGCAGCGTTTGTATGAAAGTGCCGGGATGGTTGTGGTTCGCCGGGAACCTGTCCCGATGTGA
- a CDS encoding chemotaxis protein CheV produces the protein MSTNKARADSLSLLLFTLRSGKLMAINLLKVSEIIPCPPLTRLPESHPHVKGIATLRGASLSVIDLSRAIGERPLEDPNGGCLIVTDVSRSKQGLHVQAVSKIVHCLTTDIRPPPFGSGGVRSYITGVTSVDGTLVQVLDIEKVIHGIAPAQIESAPTELSMEDAEVLGNARILVVDDSQVALQQSVHTLRNLGLQCHTARSAKEAIDCLLDLQGTASQINLIVSDIEMSEMDGYAFTRTLRETPDFSHLYVLLHTSLDSAMNSEKARLAGANAVLTKFSSPELTKCLIEAAKAVAEQGH, from the coding sequence ATGTCCACCAATAAAGCCCGCGCAGATTCACTTTCGCTTTTGCTGTTCACGTTGCGCAGCGGCAAGCTGATGGCGATCAACCTGCTGAAAGTCAGTGAAATCATCCCTTGCCCGCCGCTGACCCGGCTGCCGGAGTCGCATCCCCACGTTAAAGGCATCGCCACCCTGCGCGGCGCCTCGTTGTCGGTGATCGACCTGAGCCGTGCCATTGGCGAGCGCCCGCTGGAAGATCCGAACGGTGGCTGCCTGATCGTCACCGACGTCAGCCGCTCCAAGCAGGGCCTGCATGTTCAGGCCGTGAGCAAGATCGTCCATTGCCTGACCACCGATATCCGCCCACCGCCCTTTGGTTCCGGCGGCGTGCGCTCGTACATCACCGGCGTGACCTCGGTCGACGGTACGCTGGTGCAAGTGCTGGACATCGAAAAAGTCATCCACGGCATCGCTCCGGCGCAAATCGAATCGGCCCCGACCGAGCTGAGCATGGAAGACGCCGAAGTCTTGGGCAACGCCCGCATTCTGGTGGTCGATGACAGCCAGGTTGCCCTGCAACAATCGGTGCACACCCTGCGCAACCTCGGCCTGCAATGCCACACCGCCCGCAGCGCCAAGGAAGCCATCGACTGCCTGCTCGACCTGCAAGGCACCGCTTCGCAGATCAACCTGATCGTCTCGGACATCGAAATGTCGGAAATGGACGGCTACGCCTTCACCCGCACCCTGCGCGAAACGCCGGACTTCTCGCACCTGTATGTGCTGTTGCACACGTCTTTGGACAGTGCGATGAACAGCGAAAAAGCGCGTTTGGCCGGAGCTAACGCCGTGCTGACCAAATTCTCTTCGCCAGAGCTGACCAAATGCCTGATCGAGGCAGCCAAGGCTGTCGCTGAACAAGGTCATTAA
- the cyoB gene encoding cytochrome o ubiquinol oxidase subunit I, translating into MFGKLSWEAVPFHEPIVMVTIAMIALGGLGVFAAITYFKKWTYLWSEWLTSVDHKKIGVMYIVVAMIMLLRGFADAIMMRSQLALATEGSPGYLPPEHYDQIFTAHGVIMIIFMAMPFFTGLMNLAVPLQIGARDVAYPFLNSLSFWLLVSGVVLVNVSLGVGEFARTGWVAYPPLSELGYSPGVGVDYYIWALQLSGLGTTLTGVNFLATVLKMRTPGMKMMDMPIFTWTCTWANVLIVASFPILTATLALLTLDRYMDFHIFTNELGGNPMMYVNLFWAWGHPEVYILILPAFGIFSEVISAFSGKKLFGHHSMIYASGAISILGFMVWLHHFFTMGSGASVNAFFGLATMLISIPTGVKLFNWLFTIYQGRLRMTSQVLWTLGFMVTFAIGGMTGVLLAIPGADFVLHNSLFVIAHFHNVIIGGAVFGYIAGFGFYFPKAFGFKLHEGWGKAAFWFWISGFFVAFMPLYVLGFMGMTRRLNSTTNPEWTPYLHVAMFGAILIAVGIACQLIQLYVSVRDRNKPENMCEHGDPWNAHTLEWSTSSPPPFYNFAVLPKADCIDPFTEAKENGTAYKAPAKYEPIHMPNNTATGLVMGALLTVFGFAMIWHIWWMAIFGLAGTVIYFVIHAARDDQGYMVPVDVIERTEAEQHKRLVAAGKIPATATRVETSLEQA; encoded by the coding sequence ATGTTTGGTAAATTAAGTTGGGAAGCGGTCCCGTTCCACGAGCCGATCGTGATGGTGACCATCGCCATGATCGCGCTCGGCGGTCTGGGCGTGTTCGCTGCAATCACCTATTTCAAGAAGTGGACCTACCTGTGGTCCGAGTGGCTGACATCGGTCGACCACAAGAAAATCGGCGTGATGTACATCGTCGTGGCCATGATCATGCTGCTGCGTGGTTTTGCCGACGCCATCATGATGCGTTCCCAGCTGGCCCTGGCCACTGAAGGTTCGCCTGGCTACCTGCCACCTGAACACTATGACCAGATCTTCACCGCTCACGGTGTGATCATGATCATCTTCATGGCGATGCCATTCTTCACCGGCCTGATGAACCTTGCAGTGCCGCTGCAGATCGGCGCCCGTGACGTTGCCTACCCGTTCCTGAACTCCCTGAGCTTCTGGCTGCTGGTCTCCGGCGTTGTGCTGGTTAACGTGTCCCTGGGTGTCGGCGAATTCGCCCGTACCGGTTGGGTTGCGTATCCACCGCTGTCGGAACTGGGCTACAGCCCTGGCGTGGGTGTGGACTACTACATCTGGGCGCTACAGCTATCCGGGCTAGGTACGACGCTGACCGGGGTCAACTTCCTGGCCACCGTGCTGAAAATGCGTACCCCGGGCATGAAAATGATGGACATGCCGATCTTCACCTGGACCTGCACCTGGGCCAACGTACTGATCGTCGCTTCCTTCCCGATCCTGACCGCTACCCTGGCACTGCTGACGCTTGACCGTTACATGGATTTCCACATTTTCACCAATGAACTTGGTGGCAATCCGATGATGTACGTCAACCTGTTCTGGGCCTGGGGTCACCCCGAGGTTTACATCCTGATTCTGCCGGCATTCGGGATCTTCTCCGAAGTCATCTCGGCGTTCTCCGGCAAGAAGCTGTTCGGTCACCACTCGATGATCTACGCCTCGGGCGCGATCTCGATCCTGGGCTTCATGGTTTGGCTGCACCACTTCTTCACCATGGGTTCGGGTGCCAGCGTCAACGCCTTCTTCGGTCTGGCGACGATGCTGATTTCCATCCCGACGGGTGTGAAGCTATTCAACTGGCTGTTCACCATCTACCAGGGCCGTCTGCGCATGACCAGCCAGGTGCTGTGGACCCTGGGCTTCATGGTGACCTTCGCCATCGGCGGCATGACCGGCGTGCTGCTGGCCATTCCGGGTGCTGACTTCGTTCTGCACAACAGCCTGTTCGTTATTGCTCACTTCCATAACGTGATCATCGGCGGCGCAGTATTCGGCTACATCGCAGGCTTCGGCTTCTACTTCCCTAAAGCGTTCGGCTTCAAGCTGCACGAAGGTTGGGGCAAGGCAGCGTTCTGGTTCTGGATCTCGGGCTTCTTCGTCGCGTTCATGCCGCTCTATGTATTGGGCTTCATGGGCATGACCCGTCGTCTGAACAGCACCACCAACCCTGAGTGGACGCCTTACCTGCACGTTGCAATGTTTGGCGCGATCCTGATCGCTGTCGGTATTGCCTGCCAGTTGATCCAGCTGTACGTCAGTGTCCGTGACCGTAACAAGCCGGAAAACATGTGCGAACACGGTGACCCGTGGAATGCCCACACGCTGGAATGGTCGACTTCGTCGCCACCACCGTTCTACAACTTTGCCGTTCTGCCGAAAGCCGACTGCATCGACCCGTTCACCGAGGCCAAGGAAAACGGTACTGCGTACAAGGCCCCGGCCAAGTACGAGCCGATCCACATGCCAAACAACACCGCGACCGGCCTGGTCATGGGTGCTCTGTTGACCGTGTTCGGTTTCGCGATGATCTGGCACATCTGGTGGATGGCCATCTTCGGCCTCGCCGGTACCGTGATCTACTTCGTTATCCATGCTGCCCGTGATGACCAGGGCTATATGGTGCCGGTCGACGTGATCGAGCGCACCGAAGCCGAGCAGCACAAGCGTCTGGTAGCCGCCGGGAAAATCCCGGCCACTGCCACCCGTGTTGAAACCTCGTTGGAACAGGCTTAA
- a CDS encoding disulfide bond formation protein B, with the protein MSEESMRLGRERRYLVLLGIICLALIGGALYMQIVLGEAPCPLCILQRYALLFIAVFAFIGAAMRTRRSITVFETLVVISAIAGVAVAGHHVYTQFYPAVSCGIDVLQPIVDGLPLAKIFPLGFQVDGFCSTPYPPILGLSLAQWALVAFVLIVVLVPLLTSRNRKTLR; encoded by the coding sequence ATGAGCGAGGAATCGATGCGGTTGGGACGCGAACGGCGTTATCTGGTGTTACTGGGCATCATCTGCCTGGCGCTGATCGGCGGCGCGCTGTACATGCAAATTGTGTTGGGCGAGGCGCCATGCCCGCTGTGCATCCTCCAGCGTTATGCGTTGTTGTTTATCGCGGTGTTCGCCTTCATCGGTGCGGCGATGCGCACCCGTCGCAGCATTACCGTGTTCGAGACGCTGGTGGTCATCAGTGCCATTGCAGGCGTCGCGGTCGCCGGGCATCACGTCTACACCCAGTTCTATCCTGCGGTCAGTTGCGGCATCGACGTGCTGCAACCGATTGTCGATGGTTTGCCACTGGCGAAGATCTTCCCGCTGGGCTTCCAGGTCGATGGCTTCTGCTCCACGCCGTACCCGCCGATCCTCGGCCTGTCGCTGGCGCAATGGGCGCTGGTGGCGTTCGTGTTGATCGTGGTGCTGGTGCCGTTGCTCACTTCACGTAACCGTAAAACGCTGCGCTGA
- the norR gene encoding nitric oxide reductase transcriptional regulator NorR, whose protein sequence is MTAKSLLTALLPLVSDLSRELPEGERYRRLLEAMRALLPCDAAALLRLDGDWLVPLAVDGLSTDTLGRRFKVSEHPRFEALLSSHGPTRFAADSGLPDPYDGLVEGLDDHLEVHDCMGCPLFIDERPWGLLTLDALDPEQFEPIELDALQAFASLAAATVNAAERIERLANRAEDEHQRAEVYRQASGQQDREMIGQSKAHKRLVEEINLVGGSDLTVLITGETGVGKELVAQAIHAASARADKPIISLNCAALPDTLVESELFGHVRGAFTGATSDRRGKFELANGGTLFLDEVGELSLTVQAKLLRVLQSGQLQRLGSDKEHQVDVRLIAATNRDLAEEVRNGRYRADFYHRLSVYPLLVPALRDRGRDVLLLSGYFLEQNRSRMGLNSLRLSSDAQTALLAYNWPGNVRELEHLIGRSSLKALGNCKDRPKILSLSAADLDLPTGSVEAITEQPVANPVVLVSGDLREATENYQRQLISSCLERHQDNWASAARELGLDRANLGRMAKRLGMK, encoded by the coding sequence ATGACTGCAAAATCCTTGCTCACCGCCCTGCTGCCCCTGGTCTCCGACCTGTCTCGCGAATTGCCCGAAGGCGAGCGTTATCGCCGCCTGCTCGAAGCCATGCGCGCCTTGCTCCCTTGCGATGCCGCAGCCCTGCTGCGCCTTGATGGCGATTGGCTGGTGCCCTTGGCCGTCGACGGGTTGAGTACCGACACCCTGGGGCGACGCTTCAAAGTCAGCGAACACCCGCGCTTCGAGGCATTGCTCAGCAGCCACGGCCCCACCCGCTTTGCCGCCGACAGCGGCCTGCCGGACCCTTACGACGGGCTGGTCGAAGGCCTCGATGATCATCTGGAAGTCCACGACTGCATGGGATGCCCGCTGTTTATCGACGAGCGCCCATGGGGTTTGCTGACCCTCGATGCCCTCGATCCGGAACAGTTTGAACCCATCGAACTGGACGCCCTGCAAGCCTTTGCCAGCCTCGCTGCGGCCACGGTCAACGCTGCCGAGCGCATCGAGCGCCTGGCCAATCGCGCCGAAGACGAACACCAGCGCGCCGAGGTTTACCGTCAAGCCAGTGGTCAGCAGGACCGCGAGATGATCGGCCAGAGCAAGGCCCACAAGCGTCTGGTGGAAGAAATCAATCTGGTGGGCGGCAGTGACCTGACCGTGTTGATCACCGGCGAAACCGGCGTCGGCAAGGAACTGGTGGCGCAGGCGATTCACGCCGCCTCTGCACGAGCCGACAAACCCATCATCAGCCTCAACTGCGCGGCGCTACCGGACACATTGGTCGAGAGCGAATTGTTCGGTCACGTGCGGGGCGCCTTTACTGGCGCAACAAGTGATCGTCGCGGCAAGTTTGAGCTGGCCAATGGCGGCACGCTGTTTCTCGATGAAGTCGGTGAATTGTCACTGACAGTGCAAGCCAAGCTGTTGCGAGTGCTCCAAAGCGGTCAGTTGCAGCGCCTGGGCTCGGACAAGGAACACCAGGTGGATGTGCGGCTGATCGCGGCCACCAACCGCGACCTGGCCGAAGAAGTGCGCAACGGTCGCTACCGTGCCGACTTCTACCACCGTTTGAGCGTTTACCCCTTGCTGGTACCGGCGCTGCGCGATCGCGGGCGGGACGTGTTGCTGCTCAGTGGCTACTTTCTTGAGCAAAATCGCTCGCGCATGGGCCTCAACAGCCTGCGTTTGAGCAGCGACGCGCAGACCGCATTGCTGGCGTACAACTGGCCAGGGAATGTGCGTGAGCTGGAGCATTTGATTGGTCGAAGCTCACTCAAAGCGCTGGGCAACTGCAAGGATCGCCCGAAGATTCTCAGTTTGAGTGCAGCGGACCTGGACTTGCCCACTGGCAGTGTCGAGGCTATCACCGAGCAACCGGTGGCCAACCCTGTGGTGCTGGTGTCTGGCGATTTGCGTGAAGCCACCGAGAACTATCAACGGCAATTGATCAGTAGTTGCCTGGAGCGGCACCAAGACAACTGGGCCAGCGCGGCCCGTGAGCTAGGCCTGGACCGGGCGAATCTTGGGCGCATGGCCAAGCGGTTGGGGATGAAATAA